Part of the Deltaproteobacteria bacterium genome is shown below.
AAACTCCTTGCCAGATTCAACTGAACTAACCTTTTGTAGCTCCTTAAAAGATGCGCCAGCGCAAAAAGCAGCATCCCCTACGCTTTGCAAAACTATGACTTTTACATCGCGATTATTTCCGAGCTCGCTAATGGCCGACACTAGCGCTTTAAGAAGTTCTCGTGTAAGCGAATTGCCTTTTGGGTGCCAGAAAGTGACAACTCCTACTCCATTCTCCCGCGCAATACATACTCCACCGTCCCCTCCGTCTCTATTTATTGAGCTCCTCGCTCGAACAAGCACTCCATGGCACTTGGCGTTACTATGCACCGCAGCAAATAACCCCATGCCCGATGAATAAGCAATTTCAGCCCCAAACAGGACGACGACCCAAACTACGTATAGCCAGAACAAAAAAAGCGGTATAGTTGCAAGAACGCCATATAGTTTACTCTGCGTGGCAGAGAGCGATACGTAATGAGCAAATCCGAGCTTTGCCGTTTCAAAAAGAATTGCTGCTATGAAAGCCCCAAGCGCAGCATCCCGCAGGCGAACTTTGGCGGCGGGGAGCTTAAAGTAAAGAACTAAAAACGCTATCCACGAAACGAGAATTGGCGCAATAAAGAGGATTTTTAGCGACAAGAAGCTCACTACTCCGCTAGTTCCCGCCAAAGAGTTAAACCGAGCTGTGAGATAAATCGAAAGTGCCACAGACAGAGGCCCTAACATTATGACTGCGCAAAATGTCAAAATCCTATCTACTAATGATAGATTCGAAGATACCTTCCAAATGGCATTTAAGGCAGCTTCAATGGTGTTTAGAAGCGCAACGCCGGTACACAAGAAAACGGCAATCGCAATGACATTTAAGGCCCGGATATTGGATAGAAACTTCTCTACATAAAAAAATATATTGTCCTGAAACTCTTTAAGGGTTTCGTTCTGCACAGAAGGCAAAACTTGCTCCAGGATAATCCTAAGAACCTCTCTACTCTGCTCCTCCCTAAAGCCAAAAACCCCCACCATGGAAACGACAAAATATGTTATGGGAATCAGGGCAAATAGGGTAGCG
Proteins encoded:
- a CDS encoding YihY family inner membrane protein: MKFASFPKTVFLTIKRASRNFFFDDCFSRAAALAYATLFALIPITYFVVSMVGVFGFREEQSREVLRIILEQVLPSVQNETLKEFQDNIFFYVEKFLSNIRALNVIAIAVFLCTGVALLNTIEAALNAIWKVSSNLSLVDRILTFCAVIMLGPLSVALSIYLTARFNSLAGTSGVVSFLSLKILFIAPILVSWIAFLVLYFKLPAAKVRLRDAALGAFIAAILFETAKLGFAHYVSLSATQSKLYGVLATIPLFLFWLYVVWVVVLFGAEIAYSSGMGLFAAVHSNAKCHGVLVRARSSINRDGGDGGVCIARENGVGVVTFWHPKGNSLTRELLKALVSAISELGNNRDVKVIVLQSVGDAAFCAGASFKELQKVSSVESGKEFFKGFAEVILAIKAVDKFVIARVHGKTVGGGVGIVAACDYALALDDAAVRLSELSIGLGPFVVGPAIERKIGCSAFASFAIDAEWRSATWGKEVGLYVDTFSDEEVLDSAIEGLLEKLASFSESAMAQLKRSFWQGTDNWDRLLDERALISGELCHLQKGFL